Proteins found in one Herbiconiux sp. A18JL235 genomic segment:
- a CDS encoding 3-hydroxybutyrate dehydrogenase, producing MTAPERSLTLRGRTALVTGGAGGIGAAAARELAGLGARVVVADRDGEAAARLADELEGSSWEIDLAELDAPAFADDALQERLGDVDILVNNAGLQHVAPIAEFGREEYRRILAVMLEAPFLLVRAALPGMYERGFGRVINVSSVHGLRASPFKSAYVAAKHGLEGFSKVVALEGGPHGVTSCCVNPGYVRTALVEQQIEQQSALHGIPPQEVLERVLLAESAVKRLVEPEEVASLIGWLASPAAGMVTGSSHTMDGGWTAH from the coding sequence ATGACCGCCCCGGAGCGCTCCCTGACGCTCCGGGGGCGCACCGCCCTCGTCACGGGCGGCGCGGGCGGCATCGGCGCCGCCGCGGCACGCGAGCTCGCCGGTCTCGGCGCCCGGGTCGTGGTCGCCGACCGTGACGGTGAGGCGGCGGCACGGCTGGCCGACGAGCTCGAGGGCTCGTCGTGGGAGATCGACCTGGCGGAGCTCGACGCGCCCGCGTTCGCCGACGACGCGTTGCAGGAGCGACTCGGCGACGTCGACATCCTCGTCAACAACGCCGGACTGCAGCACGTCGCTCCCATCGCCGAGTTCGGCCGGGAGGAGTACCGGCGCATCCTCGCGGTGATGCTCGAGGCGCCCTTCCTGCTCGTGCGGGCAGCGCTGCCCGGCATGTACGAGCGCGGTTTCGGCCGGGTCATCAACGTCTCCTCGGTGCACGGGCTGCGCGCGTCGCCGTTCAAGAGCGCCTACGTCGCCGCCAAGCACGGCCTCGAAGGGTTCTCGAAGGTCGTCGCCCTCGAGGGAGGGCCGCACGGGGTGACGAGCTGCTGCGTGAACCCGGGCTACGTGCGCACCGCCTTGGTCGAGCAGCAGATCGAGCAGCAGTCGGCGCTGCACGGCATTCCGCCGCAGGAGGTGCTCGAGCGCGTGCTGCTCGCCGAGAGCGCGGTGAAGCGGCTGGTCGAGCCCGAGGAAGTGGCGTCGCTCATCGGCTGGCTGGCGTCGCCCGCGGCGGGCATGGTGACGGGATCGAGCCACACCATGGACGGGGGATGGACGGCGCACTGA
- a CDS encoding MFS transporter, with product MKKVVAASMVGTVVEWYEFFLYATAASLVFGTVFFPNAGTKLDGIIAAFLTYAVGFVARPLGGIVFGQIGDRLGRKHTLQVTIVLIGVATFLIGCLPGFDTIGYWAPALLVALRFLQGFALGGEWGGAVLLVAEQSPDRSRGFWASWPQAAVPVGNLLATLVLLILSTALPSDQFLGWGWRIAFWISAVIVLVGYYIRTHVNEAPIFVEARAEMEEEKAGSCGVFEVLRRYPKGVLKAMGLRFAENILYYLIVSFSIVYLTTVHEYATSQLLLALLIAHAVHFAVIPLVGRLSDRIGRKPVYFAGAVLGATWAFFAFPMFDTLNPVLIVLAVTIGLCFHALMYAGQPAIMSEMFPTRMRYSGVSLGYQVTSIVAGSLAPIIASALLQQYQAWLPVALYLVAACAVTAVTVLTLRETKGASLRAIDEADAIRFAAQRGTTPRGVQGSRGSRA from the coding sequence CTGAAGAAGGTCGTCGCCGCGTCGATGGTCGGCACTGTCGTCGAGTGGTACGAGTTCTTCCTCTACGCCACCGCGGCCAGCCTCGTCTTCGGCACCGTGTTCTTCCCCAACGCCGGCACGAAGCTCGACGGCATCATCGCCGCCTTCCTCACCTACGCCGTGGGCTTCGTCGCCCGACCGCTCGGTGGAATCGTGTTCGGGCAGATCGGAGACCGCCTCGGCCGCAAGCACACCCTCCAGGTGACGATCGTGCTCATCGGCGTCGCCACCTTCCTCATCGGCTGCTTGCCCGGATTCGACACCATCGGCTACTGGGCGCCTGCACTGCTCGTGGCGTTGCGCTTCCTGCAGGGCTTCGCGCTCGGCGGCGAGTGGGGCGGGGCCGTGCTCCTCGTCGCCGAGCAGAGCCCGGACCGCTCGCGCGGTTTCTGGGCCAGCTGGCCGCAGGCTGCGGTGCCGGTGGGCAACCTACTGGCCACCCTGGTGCTGCTCATCCTCTCGACCGCCCTGCCTTCCGACCAGTTCCTCGGCTGGGGCTGGCGCATCGCGTTCTGGATCTCGGCGGTGATCGTGCTCGTCGGCTACTACATCCGCACCCACGTGAACGAGGCCCCCATCTTCGTCGAGGCGCGTGCCGAGATGGAGGAGGAGAAGGCGGGCTCGTGCGGCGTGTTCGAGGTGCTGCGCCGCTACCCGAAGGGTGTGTTGAAGGCGATGGGGCTGCGCTTCGCCGAGAACATCCTCTACTACCTCATCGTGAGCTTCTCGATCGTCTACCTCACCACGGTGCACGAGTACGCCACGAGCCAGCTGCTGCTCGCTCTGCTCATCGCCCACGCCGTGCATTTCGCCGTCATCCCGCTCGTGGGTCGGCTGTCCGACCGCATCGGCCGGAAGCCCGTCTACTTCGCCGGCGCCGTGCTCGGCGCCACCTGGGCCTTCTTCGCCTTCCCGATGTTCGACACGCTGAACCCGGTGCTGATCGTGCTCGCGGTGACCATCGGCCTGTGCTTCCACGCGCTCATGTACGCCGGGCAGCCGGCGATCATGTCGGAGATGTTCCCCACGCGCATGCGCTACTCGGGGGTGTCGCTCGGCTACCAGGTCACCTCCATCGTGGCGGGCTCCCTGGCCCCCATCATCGCCTCGGCGCTGCTGCAGCAGTACCAGGCCTGGCTGCCGGTGGCGCTCTACCTGGTCGCGGCCTGTGCGGTCACCGCGGTCACCGTGCTGACGCTGCGCGAGACGAAGGGCGCATCGCTCCGGGCCATCGACGAGGCCGACGCCATCCGCTTCGCAGCCCAGCGAGGGACGACACCGCGAGGCGTGCAGGGCTCGCGCGGGTCGCGGGCATGA
- a CDS encoding LysR family transcriptional regulator, which translates to MVNSEQQMCIIADVKPDPQDLLVLLAVSRTGRFTSAADALGQNHTTVSRRIASLERALGGRVLSRAAGGWELTELGRRAVRAAEEVEEAVGSLDSEAATPSLSGVVRMSATDGFSALIAAPAVAALQREHPQLRVEIVTVTRRALQQRSGLDIEVVVGRPQVHRAEALLLGEYVLGMYACREYLDRHGEPLSLDELAGHPLVYFIDSMLQVDDLDAPRRLVPAMRDSLSSTNVFVHVEATRAGAGIGFLPCFVADRHTDLVRVLPQEVAEVLPYWMVLRPDSLAQPAVAAVVEAVRRRTREMAGELRGGVG; encoded by the coding sequence ATGGTCAATTCCGAACAGCAGATGTGCATAATTGCAGATGTGAAGCCCGACCCGCAGGATCTGCTCGTGCTGCTCGCCGTGTCGCGCACCGGGCGGTTCACCTCCGCAGCCGACGCCCTGGGCCAGAACCACACCACGGTCTCACGGCGCATCGCGAGCCTCGAGCGCGCCCTCGGCGGGCGCGTGCTCTCCCGCGCCGCAGGCGGCTGGGAGCTCACCGAGCTGGGCCGGCGAGCGGTGCGCGCCGCCGAGGAGGTGGAGGAGGCGGTCGGCTCGCTCGACTCGGAGGCCGCCACGCCGAGCCTGTCGGGCGTGGTGCGCATGTCGGCGACCGACGGCTTCAGCGCCCTCATCGCCGCGCCGGCGGTCGCCGCCCTGCAGCGCGAGCATCCGCAGCTGAGGGTCGAGATCGTCACCGTCACCCGGCGCGCCCTGCAGCAGCGCTCCGGGCTCGACATCGAGGTGGTGGTCGGCCGTCCCCAGGTGCACCGGGCCGAGGCCCTGCTGCTCGGCGAGTACGTTCTCGGCATGTACGCCTGCCGTGAATACCTCGACCGCCACGGGGAGCCGCTCTCGCTCGACGAGCTGGCCGGGCATCCGCTGGTCTACTTCATCGACTCCATGCTGCAGGTCGACGACCTCGACGCACCCCGCCGGCTGGTTCCCGCCATGCGTGATTCGCTCAGCTCGACGAACGTGTTCGTGCACGTCGAGGCCACGCGCGCGGGAGCAGGCATCGGCTTCCTGCCCTGCTTCGTCGCCGATCGCCACACCGACCTGGTGCGCGTGCTGCCGCAGGAGGTCGCCGAGGTGCTGCCGTACTGGATGGTGCTGCGGCCCGATTCGCTCGCGCAGCCGGCGGTGGCTGCCGTGGTGGAGGCGGTGCGCCGCCGCACCCGGGAGATGGCGGGGGAGCTGCGCGGCGGCGTGGGCTGA
- a CDS encoding HAD family hydrolase, with product MLLLVDLDNTLLDRAGAFVRWAEHFAGEYALGEDAVSWIVGADRNGHTPRAELAAAIVGHWQLDVEPTELVERLVYEHVDTIEVYDGVAERLHRLADSGVVLVIVSNGPVEQQTRKIRRTGVDEWMLGTVISEAVGVKKPERGIFDAAFELAGGAHPETWMVGDDVVNDIQGGRALGLSTGWVSHGARWAKQWRPTVTAETPAEVLDLIGETRAEAQRG from the coding sequence GTGCTGCTCCTCGTCGACCTCGACAACACCCTGCTCGACCGGGCCGGAGCGTTCGTGCGCTGGGCGGAGCATTTCGCGGGCGAGTACGCGCTCGGCGAGGATGCCGTCTCGTGGATCGTCGGCGCCGACCGCAACGGGCACACGCCGCGCGCCGAGCTCGCCGCTGCGATCGTCGGGCACTGGCAGCTCGACGTCGAGCCGACGGAGCTCGTCGAAAGACTGGTGTACGAGCACGTCGACACCATCGAGGTCTACGACGGAGTCGCGGAACGCCTGCACCGGCTCGCCGATTCCGGCGTGGTGCTCGTCATCGTCTCGAACGGTCCGGTCGAGCAGCAGACCCGCAAGATCAGGCGCACCGGCGTCGACGAGTGGATGCTCGGCACCGTCATCTCCGAAGCGGTCGGCGTGAAGAAGCCGGAGCGCGGAATCTTCGATGCGGCGTTCGAGCTCGCCGGGGGCGCGCATCCGGAGACCTGGATGGTGGGCGACGACGTCGTCAACGACATCCAGGGCGGCCGGGCACTCGGCCTCAGCACGGGCTGGGTGTCGCACGGCGCCCGGTGGGCGAAGCAGTGGCGGCCCACGGTGACCGCGGAGACGCCCGCCGAGGTGCTCGATCTGATCGGCGAGACCAGGGCCGAGGCCCAGCGGGGCTGA
- a CDS encoding DUF3817 domain-containing protein, translating to MTPRTVFRIASVAEAVTWTALIAAMVARYVFAAEVPFFFAVGLAHGVVFIAFVAVCVVVGLNQRWAWWAIVLSALAAVPPYGTVVADVVLERRGRLEGAWRLEPGDDPRDAHPIDRMLRWFLARPWLFAAALVVVVALLTVVALVAGPPV from the coding sequence ATGACTCCCCGCACCGTCTTCCGCATCGCGTCAGTCGCCGAAGCCGTCACCTGGACCGCGCTCATCGCCGCGATGGTCGCCCGGTACGTGTTCGCGGCCGAGGTTCCGTTCTTCTTCGCCGTCGGTCTCGCCCACGGCGTCGTGTTCATCGCCTTCGTCGCCGTGTGCGTCGTGGTCGGACTCAATCAGCGCTGGGCCTGGTGGGCCATCGTGCTCTCCGCGCTGGCCGCGGTGCCGCCCTACGGCACCGTCGTCGCCGACGTCGTGCTCGAGCGGCGGGGGCGCCTCGAGGGCGCCTGGCGGCTGGAGCCGGGCGACGACCCGCGCGACGCACACCCGATCGACAGGATGCTGCGCTGGTTCCTCGCCCGGCCGTGGCTGTTCGCCGCCGCCCTCGTCGTGGTGGTGGCGCTGCTCACGGTGGTCGCTCTGGTGGCGGGCCCGCCGGTCTGA
- a CDS encoding M18 family aminopeptidase, whose protein sequence is MADSTAYIDDLASFVTASPSSYHAAAEVARRLRAAGFEQLDESADWAGATGRYLVVRDGAVLAWVVPEGADASAPFRILGAHTDSPGFKLKPQPTVAAQGWLQAGVEVYGGPLLNSWLDRELELAGRVVTVAGEEILVRTGPFLRIPQLAIHLDRDANAGLTLDRQRHTMPVFGVGDRGDADLVGILAGLAGLTSGDEIAGFDIVTADTASPARFGLDRALFASGRLDNLSSVHAGVTALIESTGRPDARAGHISMLAAFDHEELGSESRSGASGPLLDDVTARITAALGGTPATRARAFAASWCLSSDAGHSVHPNYPEKHDPVNHPVAGDGPMLKINANQRYATDAHGAALWRRLTEAAGVRAQEFVSNNTVPCGSTIGPLTATRLGLRTVDVGVPLLSMHSARELAHVDDLVALGAVAREFFAGAA, encoded by the coding sequence ATGGCCGACAGCACCGCTTACATCGACGATCTCGCCTCCTTCGTCACGGCATCGCCGTCGTCGTACCATGCGGCTGCCGAGGTGGCGCGAAGGCTCCGCGCGGCGGGCTTCGAGCAGCTCGACGAGAGCGCCGACTGGGCGGGGGCGACGGGCAGGTACCTCGTCGTGCGCGACGGAGCGGTGCTGGCCTGGGTGGTGCCGGAGGGCGCCGATGCGTCGGCGCCTTTCCGCATCCTCGGTGCCCACACCGACTCACCCGGCTTCAAGCTGAAGCCGCAACCCACGGTCGCGGCGCAGGGCTGGCTGCAGGCCGGGGTCGAGGTCTACGGCGGCCCGCTGCTGAACTCCTGGCTCGACCGCGAACTGGAACTCGCGGGTCGCGTGGTGACGGTCGCAGGCGAGGAGATCCTGGTGCGCACGGGGCCGTTCCTGCGCATCCCGCAACTGGCCATCCATCTCGACCGCGATGCGAACGCGGGCCTCACCCTCGACCGGCAGCGCCACACCATGCCCGTGTTCGGCGTGGGCGACCGGGGCGACGCCGACCTCGTGGGCATCCTCGCCGGGCTCGCCGGGCTCACGAGCGGCGACGAGATCGCGGGGTTCGACATCGTCACCGCCGACACCGCCTCCCCCGCGCGCTTCGGTCTCGACCGGGCGCTCTTCGCCTCGGGCAGGCTCGACAACCTCAGCTCGGTGCACGCGGGCGTCACCGCCCTCATCGAGTCGACGGGGCGGCCGGATGCGCGTGCCGGCCACATCTCGATGCTCGCCGCCTTCGACCACGAGGAACTCGGCTCCGAGTCGCGCTCGGGGGCCAGCGGCCCGCTGCTCGACGACGTCACGGCACGCATCACTGCCGCCCTCGGGGGCACGCCGGCCACCAGGGCCCGGGCCTTCGCAGCGTCGTGGTGCCTGTCGAGCGACGCAGGGCACTCGGTGCACCCGAACTACCCCGAGAAGCACGACCCCGTGAACCATCCGGTGGCGGGCGACGGGCCGATGCTCAAGATCAACGCGAACCAGCGCTACGCCACCGACGCCCACGGAGCTGCGCTCTGGCGACGGCTCACCGAGGCCGCGGGGGTGCGCGCCCAGGAGTTCGTGTCGAACAACACGGTGCCGTGCGGGTCGACCATCGGTCCGCTGACGGCGACGCGCCTCGGGCTCCGCACGGTCGACGTGGGGGTGCCCCTGCTCTCGATGCACTCGGCCCGCGAGCTCGCGCACGTCGACGACCTGGTCGCGCTCGGGGCGGTGGCGCGGGAGTTCTTCGCCGGCGCCGCCTGA
- a CDS encoding PhzF family phenazine biosynthesis protein yields MSPQQLVVDVVTVFTDSEGGHGNLLGIVRSPAAAGREQEIARVLGYSETVFVEELLETGAPHAPGAPRERVATVRIFTPAEELPFAGHPSVGVSWWLAAAGTPVTRLAVGAGDVPVRADGDITWIAGRAEWAPEFIWHELADPAEVDRLDPAQFASGKHYAWAWVDEEAGHLRSRMFAPDLGIVEDEATGAAAVRLTTLLGRDLMIDQGAGSRILTRVLGDGLVEVGGRTRPVEPVTITLD; encoded by the coding sequence ATGAGCCCCCAGCAACTCGTCGTCGACGTCGTCACCGTGTTCACCGACTCGGAGGGTGGCCACGGCAACCTCCTCGGCATCGTGCGGTCGCCTGCGGCCGCCGGGCGGGAGCAGGAGATCGCGCGAGTTCTCGGCTACAGCGAGACCGTCTTCGTCGAAGAGCTGCTCGAGACGGGCGCTCCGCACGCCCCCGGGGCGCCTCGGGAGAGGGTGGCGACCGTGCGCATCTTCACCCCCGCCGAAGAACTGCCCTTCGCCGGGCACCCGAGCGTCGGCGTGTCGTGGTGGCTGGCCGCGGCGGGCACCCCGGTGACGCGACTCGCGGTCGGCGCGGGCGACGTACCGGTGCGCGCCGACGGCGACATCACCTGGATCGCCGGGCGGGCGGAATGGGCGCCCGAGTTCATCTGGCACGAGCTCGCCGACCCGGCCGAGGTCGACCGGCTCGACCCCGCGCAGTTCGCGAGCGGCAAGCACTACGCCTGGGCGTGGGTCGACGAGGAGGCGGGCCACCTCAGATCGCGGATGTTCGCCCCCGACCTCGGCATCGTCGAAGACGAGGCGACCGGCGCGGCGGCGGTGCGCCTGACCACCCTGCTCGGCCGCGACCTGATGATCGACCAGGGGGCCGGTTCGCGCATCCTCACCCGCGTACTCGGTGACGGTCTGGTCGAGGTGGGCGGCCGCACCCGCCCCGTCGAGCCGGTGACGATCACCCTCGACTGA
- a CDS encoding MFS transporter: MASETATSPTSAAAPAAPSRRRWLTLTTVALAQLMVVLDATVVNIALPSAQADLGFSDGDRQWVVTAYSLAFGSLLLLGGRLSDLIGRKRAFIIGLVGFAAASALGGAADSFGTLVAARALQGVFGALLAPTALAVLTTTFTIPKERARAFGVFGAIAGAGGAIGLLLGGVLTESFDWRWNLYINVVIAAIAIAGAVVFVRHVPRTGPRPKLDVPGTVLVSGALFALVFGFSHAETDGWDAPLTWGMLAASVVLLVAFVLWQRRAEHPLLPLSIVLDRNRGAAYSSVLIAGIGMFAIFLFVTYYLQATLHYTPIQTGLSFLPMIGMLVVAAQLGTNIFVPRFGPKVMVPIGMSLAVVGMVYLTHLGPDSQYAADLLAPLMILGTAMGTIMPASIQTATLGVDREFAGVASAMVNTSQQVGGSIGTALLNTLAATAAADYVAANLPSTPEVMAEAAVHSYATAYWWAAGFFAVGAVLSALLFRRSGHGRSGQQPHDAGDGAAEAVPTSAH; this comes from the coding sequence ATGGCATCCGAAACCGCAACGTCACCGACGTCCGCCGCCGCGCCCGCCGCCCCGTCCCGGCGGCGCTGGCTCACCCTCACCACCGTCGCGCTCGCCCAGCTCATGGTGGTGCTCGACGCCACCGTCGTGAACATCGCCCTCCCCTCCGCCCAGGCCGACCTCGGCTTCTCCGACGGCGACCGCCAATGGGTGGTCACGGCCTATTCCCTCGCCTTCGGCAGCCTGCTGCTGCTCGGCGGCCGGCTCTCCGACCTCATCGGGCGCAAGCGCGCCTTCATCATCGGCCTGGTCGGATTCGCCGCCGCCTCCGCCCTCGGCGGAGCCGCCGACAGCTTCGGCACGCTCGTCGCCGCCCGCGCCCTGCAGGGCGTCTTCGGCGCACTGCTCGCCCCCACCGCCCTCGCCGTGCTCACCACCACCTTCACCATCCCCAAGGAGCGCGCGCGGGCGTTCGGCGTGTTCGGCGCGATCGCCGGGGCCGGCGGCGCGATCGGCCTCCTGCTCGGCGGCGTGCTCACCGAGAGCTTCGACTGGCGCTGGAACCTCTACATCAACGTGGTCATCGCGGCGATCGCGATCGCCGGCGCCGTCGTGTTCGTGCGCCACGTGCCCCGCACCGGCCCGCGCCCGAAGCTCGACGTGCCGGGAACCGTACTCGTCTCGGGCGCCCTGTTCGCCCTGGTGTTCGGCTTCTCCCACGCCGAGACCGACGGGTGGGACGCCCCGCTGACCTGGGGCATGCTCGCCGCCAGCGTCGTGCTGCTCGTGGCGTTCGTGCTGTGGCAGCGTCGCGCCGAGCATCCGCTGCTCCCCCTCTCGATCGTGCTCGACCGCAACCGTGGCGCCGCCTACAGCTCGGTGCTCATCGCCGGCATCGGCATGTTCGCCATCTTCCTGTTCGTCACCTACTACCTGCAGGCGACGCTGCACTACACGCCCATCCAGACCGGGCTGTCGTTCCTGCCCATGATCGGCATGCTCGTGGTCGCCGCGCAGCTCGGCACGAACATCTTCGTTCCCCGCTTCGGCCCCAAGGTGATGGTGCCGATCGGCATGAGCCTCGCCGTGGTGGGGATGGTCTACCTCACGCATCTCGGCCCCGACAGCCAGTACGCAGCCGACCTGCTCGCGCCGCTCATGATCCTCGGCACCGCGATGGGCACGATCATGCCGGCGTCGATCCAGACGGCGACGCTCGGCGTCGACCGGGAGTTCGCCGGGGTCGCGTCCGCCATGGTGAACACCAGCCAGCAGGTGGGCGGCTCGATCGGCACAGCGCTCCTCAACACCCTCGCCGCGACGGCAGCCGCCGACTACGTGGCAGCGAACCTGCCGAGCACGCCAGAGGTCATGGCCGAGGCCGCCGTGCACAGCTACGCCACCGCCTACTGGTGGGCAGCCGGGTTCTTCGCGGTGGGCGCCGTGCTCTCGGCGCTGCTGTTCCGCCGCAGCGGCCATGGTCGCTCCGGGCAGCAGCCTCACGATGCGGGCGACGGCGCGGCCGAGGCGGTGCCGACCTCCGCGCACTGA
- a CDS encoding TetR/AcrR family transcriptional regulator — protein MTQIEANAAGSGLPPAEAVRPGRRRDHTRDADILTAAIEVLAEEGYDGMTIDMVAARAKAGKATVYRRWASKGELVVDAVACMKQGDIDYDALPDTGTLRGDLVAMIRPRTIEDAERKVQVMAGLASVLTRSPELAGAVDAAIIEPRARLNRLFLQRAVDRGEASPDCDIDVLSNVSVSMAAYRSLVQKKPVDREFLLSIIDGVILPAAGIAPAARG, from the coding sequence ATGACGCAGATCGAAGCGAACGCCGCCGGTTCCGGGCTGCCGCCCGCCGAGGCCGTCCGCCCCGGCCGACGGCGCGATCACACCCGCGACGCCGACATCCTCACCGCGGCGATCGAGGTGCTCGCCGAAGAGGGCTACGACGGCATGACCATCGACATGGTGGCGGCCCGGGCCAAGGCGGGTAAGGCGACGGTCTACCGGCGCTGGGCCTCGAAGGGCGAGCTCGTCGTCGACGCCGTCGCCTGCATGAAGCAGGGCGACATCGACTACGACGCCCTCCCCGACACCGGCACGCTGCGAGGCGACCTGGTGGCCATGATCAGGCCGCGCACCATCGAGGACGCCGAGCGCAAGGTGCAGGTGATGGCCGGGCTCGCCTCCGTGCTCACGCGCTCGCCCGAGCTCGCCGGAGCCGTCGACGCCGCCATCATCGAACCCCGGGCGCGACTCAACCGTCTGTTCCTGCAGCGCGCCGTCGACAGGGGGGAGGCCTCTCCTGATTGCGACATCGACGTGCTCTCGAACGTGTCGGTCTCGATGGCCGCCTACCGGAGCCTGGTGCAGAAGAAGCCGGTCGACCGCGAGTTCCTGCTGAGCATCATCGACGGCGTCATCCTCCCCGCCGCCGGCATCGCGCCGGCCGCGCGCGGCTGA
- a CDS encoding SDR family NAD(P)-dependent oxidoreductase, which translates to MDRTIVVTGASDGIGAAAARAFAAQGERVVVVGRSPDKTRAVAEGIGAEHHLADFSRLEEVRDLADLLLERHERIDVLANNAGGIMGERTVTVDGYELTFQVNHLAPFLLTTLLLPRMLPVGGRVITTSSVAHRFGGTLDLDDLGSARRYSPERAYGASKLANILFTVELHRRYRADGLLSAAFHPGVVATGFSADSSTALRLLYRTGLSRFIRSPENGAETLLWLADGEEGVHWMSGGYYARRAPARCSKQSRDPALARGLWERSEQLTRPR; encoded by the coding sequence ATGGACAGGACGATCGTGGTGACGGGCGCCAGCGACGGCATCGGTGCCGCAGCGGCGCGGGCCTTCGCCGCCCAGGGCGAGCGCGTCGTCGTGGTGGGGCGCTCGCCCGACAAGACCCGCGCTGTTGCCGAGGGCATCGGCGCCGAGCACCACCTCGCCGACTTCTCCCGGCTCGAGGAGGTGCGCGACCTCGCCGACCTGCTGCTGGAAAGGCACGAGCGCATCGACGTGCTCGCCAACAACGCGGGCGGCATCATGGGCGAGCGCACGGTGACCGTCGACGGCTACGAGCTCACCTTCCAGGTGAACCACCTCGCGCCGTTCCTGTTGACCACGCTCCTCCTGCCCCGGATGCTCCCCGTGGGCGGGCGGGTCATCACCACGTCGAGCGTGGCCCACCGCTTCGGCGGCACCCTCGACCTCGACGACCTCGGCTCCGCGCGGCGGTACAGCCCCGAACGCGCCTACGGGGCGTCGAAGCTCGCGAACATCCTGTTCACCGTCGAGCTGCATCGCCGGTATCGTGCCGATGGCCTGCTGAGCGCCGCCTTCCACCCCGGCGTCGTCGCCACGGGCTTCTCCGCCGACTCGAGCACCGCGCTGCGGCTGCTCTACCGCACGGGGCTCAGCCGTTTCATCCGCTCCCCCGAGAACGGTGCGGAGACGCTGCTCTGGCTCGCCGACGGCGAGGAGGGCGTCCACTGGATGAGCGGCGGCTACTATGCCAGGCGCGCGCCAGCCCGGTGTTCGAAGCAGTCGCGCGACCCCGCCCTGGCCCGTGGCCTCTGGGAGCGCTCGGAACAGCTCACCCGCCCGAGGTAG